In one window of Ignatzschineria indica DNA:
- a CDS encoding NCS2 family permease has product MLEKLFKLKEHGTTTRTEIIAGITTFLTMSYIIFVNPSLLSTTGMDHDSVFMATCLAAAIGTLVMAFVANYPVGLAPGMGLNAFFAFTIAAPVAAGGFGYTWQEALGAVFVSGVIFFALTITGLRSWIINGIPKSLRAAVGAGIGLFLAFIGLSNPEVGIIKANSATLVSLGDLSSHGALYAILGFFLIVVLDNFKIRGAILLSILIVSVISALAGHTEFKGVISTPPSIEPTFFQLSFEKVLSGSFVQILIALVLVELFDATGVLMSVAKQSGLLDETKVPDAKKRFNRALFSDSTAILSGSLLGTSSVTAYVESTAGVQAGGRTGLTALAIAACFILAIFFSPLANSIPAYATAPALVYIAGLMLRELTEVEWDSPTDSIPAALLVLGIPFTYSIAEGFAFGFISYVALKLGTGKLKDIHPATYIIAILFLVKFALF; this is encoded by the coding sequence TATATCATTTTCGTAAATCCAAGCCTGCTCTCAACCACAGGGATGGATCACGATTCTGTCTTTATGGCTACCTGTCTTGCGGCCGCAATTGGTACTTTAGTGATGGCATTTGTTGCAAACTATCCTGTTGGACTTGCACCGGGAATGGGGCTGAATGCTTTCTTTGCGTTTACAATTGCAGCTCCCGTTGCTGCGGGTGGTTTTGGCTATACCTGGCAAGAAGCTTTAGGAGCTGTTTTTGTCTCCGGGGTGATCTTCTTTGCTCTCACTATTACCGGGCTTCGCTCATGGATTATCAATGGGATTCCTAAATCATTAAGAGCTGCTGTCGGAGCGGGTATCGGCCTCTTTTTAGCTTTCATTGGTCTTTCTAATCCTGAAGTAGGTATTATCAAGGCGAATTCAGCAACGCTTGTAAGCTTAGGGGATCTCTCCTCTCACGGTGCGCTCTATGCTATTTTGGGTTTCTTCTTAATTGTAGTTTTAGATAACTTTAAGATCAGAGGCGCAATTCTTTTAAGTATTCTGATCGTATCTGTAATCAGTGCTCTAGCTGGTCATACGGAATTTAAAGGGGTTATCTCTACTCCGCCCTCCATTGAGCCAACCTTCTTCCAATTAAGCTTTGAAAAGGTCTTAAGTGGCAGCTTTGTACAGATCTTAATAGCGCTGGTACTTGTTGAACTCTTCGATGCCACAGGCGTTTTAATGAGTGTTGCTAAGCAGAGTGGATTACTTGATGAGACAAAAGTACCGGATGCAAAAAAACGCTTCAATCGTGCGCTCTTTTCAGATAGTACTGCAATCCTTTCAGGAAGCTTATTGGGAACGAGCTCTGTCACTGCTTATGTAGAGAGTACTGCCGGCGTTCAAGCAGGAGGACGAACAGGTCTTACAGCACTTGCGATTGCTGCTTGTTTTATTCTCGCGATCTTCTTCTCACCATTAGCAAACTCAATTCCAGCTTATGCAACGGCTCCGGCATTAGTCTATATCGCAGGCTTGATGTTAAGAGAGTTAACAGAAGTTGAGTGGGATTCCCCTACCGATTCAATTCCAGCGGCACTCTTAGTATTAGGTATTCCTTTTACCTACTCAATTGCAGAAGGTTTCGCTTTTGGTTTTATTAGCTACGTTGCATTAAAGTTAGGAACAGGAAAATTAAAAGATATTCATCCTGCGACCTATATCATTGCGATTCTATTTTTAGTAAAATTTGCACTCTTCTAG
- a CDS encoding FUSC family protein, which yields MNHFITATYRFFFSSDFAMGVKMALGIFLPVALLALFSIPLEILMIAGYGSLTMSIADQTGTLKHKRNEMLGTFIAIVIITLLFIFQSPGLHLLKIVSLSLISFVVAFIYAFKAKFIALGFIVGFTALLAASNSAATPAVYLFFFSLGALFYFAFSMAVTKIFQIYIVRQNLSGIYFLLSRYLKALSKCYRQNVVIEKEFKNFINSQTELLEELQVMRDLLFRLDYEKDHRLNQMVNELLLLIETREIATIPLQDFVIIRENYPNSDLQIFFRDSFSKAGINLEEMGMYSMRAGDMLKRLGFKAELRALEYELELLRRQDLEGEALEAYQIVANHFRKVWSLSRNLERIRSFLVDDVALEGSFPKHKLKKFLSQSHWSKDYITQNLTLQSPVLRFAIRSSLAMFCALSIVSMTDFLSHGFWIAFTLLSLMRPGFSLTKERSRNRIIGTIIGCIVGGILISMEISTLGLLSILFVSVILNNGLIRIHNPLSVTFTTVYVLIILNISKDLSMFQGISVSIERIIDTLIAAVIAIGFSHFLPSWEKVNLPRLTKSARKDLFTVIEEIEKWQITKESEDDADLKLALRRAQVSIVSLSNSLERMKDEPIKNRERDISAINDELIEMQSVLSQLSYLASLLEGKDATKIPEFREIFQVIKFRMDPKIHQQRSHRIPRFMMRELKPLIWLVEPK from the coding sequence ATGAATCACTTTATTACAGCAACTTATCGATTCTTTTTTAGTAGCGACTTTGCCATGGGGGTAAAGATGGCGCTAGGGATCTTTCTGCCTGTTGCGCTTTTAGCCCTCTTCTCAATTCCCTTAGAGATCTTAATGATTGCCGGCTACGGTAGTCTAACAATGTCTATTGCCGACCAGACCGGTACCTTAAAGCATAAACGCAATGAGATGCTCGGCACCTTTATTGCGATTGTGATTATAACCCTGCTCTTTATCTTTCAATCACCAGGGCTCCATCTTTTAAAGATCGTTTCGCTCTCACTCATCTCCTTTGTCGTAGCCTTCATCTATGCTTTTAAGGCTAAATTTATCGCACTCGGATTTATCGTAGGCTTTACGGCACTTCTTGCCGCATCTAATAGTGCAGCCACTCCCGCGGTCTACCTCTTCTTCTTCTCTTTAGGAGCTCTTTTCTATTTTGCCTTTAGCATGGCGGTGACGAAGATTTTTCAGATCTATATTGTGCGGCAGAATCTCTCCGGCATCTACTTTCTCCTTTCGCGCTATCTTAAAGCACTCTCAAAGTGTTATCGTCAAAATGTCGTGATTGAGAAGGAGTTTAAAAACTTTATCAACTCTCAAACTGAGCTACTTGAAGAGCTACAGGTGATGCGAGACCTTCTCTTTAGACTCGATTATGAGAAGGATCATCGCCTCAATCAGATGGTCAATGAATTGCTACTCCTGATAGAAACTCGTGAGATTGCAACTATTCCATTGCAAGATTTTGTTATTATTCGTGAAAACTATCCCAATAGTGATCTACAGATCTTCTTTCGTGATAGTTTCTCTAAGGCGGGAATTAATCTTGAAGAGATGGGGATGTATTCAATGCGCGCCGGCGATATGTTAAAGCGTCTCGGCTTTAAAGCAGAATTACGAGCATTAGAGTATGAATTAGAACTTCTACGCCGGCAAGATTTAGAGGGTGAAGCGTTAGAGGCCTATCAAATTGTAGCGAATCACTTTCGTAAAGTTTGGTCACTTTCCCGTAATTTAGAGCGTATTCGCTCATTCTTAGTCGATGATGTTGCGCTTGAGGGGAGCTTCCCTAAACATAAATTGAAAAAGTTTCTCTCCCAGTCGCATTGGTCTAAAGATTATATTACCCAGAATTTAACTCTCCAATCACCTGTGCTACGTTTTGCAATTCGCTCTTCACTTGCGATGTTTTGCGCACTCTCAATTGTGAGCATGACCGATTTTCTCTCTCACGGTTTCTGGATCGCTTTTACACTCTTAAGTCTTATGCGACCAGGTTTTAGCTTAACGAAAGAGCGCAGTAGAAATCGAATTATCGGCACCATTATTGGCTGTATCGTTGGAGGGATCTTAATCTCCATGGAGATCTCAACTTTAGGGTTGCTCTCGATTCTCTTTGTCTCGGTTATTCTTAATAATGGTTTAATTCGTATCCATAACCCACTCAGCGTTACTTTTACGACAGTCTATGTCCTTATTATTCTTAACATTAGTAAGGATTTGTCGATGTTCCAAGGAATATCTGTTTCAATAGAACGTATTATCGATACCTTAATCGCCGCTGTTATTGCTATCGGCTTTAGCCATTTTCTCCCCAGTTGGGAGAAGGTGAATCTTCCACGACTTACTAAAAGTGCGAGAAAAGATCTCTTTACGGTGATTGAAGAGATAGAGAAGTGGCAAATTACGAAAGAGAGTGAGGATGATGCTGATCTTAAATTAGCGCTCCGCCGGGCTCAAGTCTCTATTGTCTCTCTCTCAAACTCCTTAGAGCGGATGAAAGATGAACCTATAAAGAATAGGGAGCGAGATATCTCTGCTATTAATGATGAGCTGATTGAGATGCAATCGGTTCTTTCGCAACTCTCTTATTTAGCCTCTCTATTAGAAGGGAAAGATGCGACAAAAATTCCGGAATTTAGAGAGATCTTTCAAGTGATTAAATTCCGAATGGATCCTAAAATCCATCAACAACGCTCTCATCGTATTCCAAGGTTTATGATGCGAGAATTAAAACCACTTATCTGGTTGGTAGAACCGAAGTAA
- the mraZ gene encoding division/cell wall cluster transcriptional repressor MraZ encodes MYQFLGEYELKVDAKNRIALPAALRKQFNGMNHFVISRALDKCLNFYPIEAWRQVEEELEKLNPFVKKERDFARFVRGGATEVILDAQGRMVLPKRLMQYANIESELILLGNGNLFEMWDLITYETMLDIDPEDFSLLAEEVMTKEEEVEEAPLLDPSIVVPLGRR; translated from the coding sequence ATGTATCAGTTTTTGGGGGAATATGAGCTAAAGGTCGATGCGAAGAATCGTATCGCGCTCCCTGCTGCCCTTAGAAAACAGTTTAATGGTATGAACCATTTTGTTATTAGCCGTGCGCTCGATAAATGCCTTAACTTCTACCCGATCGAAGCTTGGCGCCAAGTTGAAGAAGAATTAGAAAAACTGAACCCTTTTGTGAAAAAAGAGCGTGATTTTGCACGCTTTGTTCGAGGGGGCGCAACAGAAGTTATTTTAGATGCTCAAGGCCGAATGGTCCTACCGAAGAGATTGATGCAATACGCCAATATAGAGAGTGAACTGATTCTCCTAGGCAATGGTAATCTCTTTGAGATGTGGGATCTTATCACCTACGAAACGATGCTTGATATCGATCCTGAAGATTTCTCTCTCTTAGCAGAAGAGGTGATGACAAAAGAGGAAGAGGTTGAAGAAGCACCTCTCTTAGATCCATCTATCGTTGTTCCTTTAGGGCGCCGATAG
- the murI gene encoding glutamate racemase, protein MIKIGLIDSGIGGFSILNAFLAATPLNRTQFIYIADSGHLPYGLKSDEYIHERMERLTAELLSRKIDALVIACNTATAVSAERLREKYPDLIIIGIEPAIKLAATATKSGHIAVAATLSTLNSERLESLKERFAKDQILHKIVGSEWVNLVEAQKLTLEHNHEILLETLEPLYRYPVDQLVLGCTHFPFLMPALEALLPEEITIIDPANAIVQECYSQITMRYPHRITTFYSVSDVETTVSKEKSHSIKTLPLKTLQLLTTGELKDFQRQLSLLDAVGVPIEIAKIDT, encoded by the coding sequence GTGATAAAGATTGGTTTAATCGATTCAGGGATTGGTGGATTCTCTATTTTAAATGCTTTTTTAGCAGCGACACCACTGAATCGAACACAATTTATCTATATTGCTGATTCTGGTCATCTTCCTTATGGTCTAAAGAGTGATGAATATATCCATGAGCGAATGGAGCGCTTAACAGCGGAACTTCTATCTCGAAAGATCGATGCATTAGTGATTGCTTGTAATACAGCGACCGCAGTGAGTGCTGAAAGGTTGCGAGAAAAATATCCCGATCTTATTATTATTGGAATAGAGCCGGCGATAAAACTTGCAGCTACCGCTACAAAAAGTGGTCATATCGCTGTTGCTGCAACACTCTCAACACTCAATAGTGAACGACTCGAGAGCCTCAAAGAGCGCTTTGCTAAAGATCAGATACTCCATAAAATTGTCGGTTCTGAATGGGTTAACTTAGTGGAGGCACAGAAACTAACGCTCGAACATAACCATGAGATATTGCTAGAGACTTTAGAACCCCTCTATCGATATCCCGTGGATCAGCTCGTCTTAGGATGCACCCATTTCCCCTTCTTAATGCCGGCACTTGAAGCGCTTCTTCCAGAAGAGATCACTATCATCGATCCGGCAAATGCGATTGTCCAAGAGTGTTATAGCCAAATAACCATGCGTTATCCCCATCGTATTACGACGTTTTATAGTGTTAGCGATGTGGAGACTACAGTTAGTAAGGAAAAGAGCCATAGCATTAAAACATTACCACTTAAAACATTACAGCTTTTAACTACGGGTGAGCTTAAAGATTTTCAAAGACAACTCTCTCTTTTAGATGCGGTAGGAGTTCCCATTGAGATTGCAAAAATCGATACTTAA
- the pepN gene encoding aminopeptidase N has translation MPFTPRSDQQIYRLDYLAPTFTIPHLELHFSLDPEVSRVRSQFKVIVEESIDLPHTIKLHGSKMLFDIQLKIDGKEEDISSLLDEAGNLSLTLNTREQLIEIKNSVSPVANSALSGLYLSRGIICSDCEPQGFRNITLFPDRPDVMTQYRVTLEADQCCPTLLSNGNLVEEGIIDESRHYAVWEDPYPKPTYLFAIVAGDLQYIEDQHIRPDGRPVQLRIYASKENIGACDFALESLKKAMRWDEDRFGLACDLDFYNVVAVDDFNSGAMENKGLNLFNTSCILATKEQATDRDFRFVEAVIAHEYFHNWTGNRITCQDWFNLSLKESLTVFREQEFMSEVEPGIRRIEDVNFLRLHQFPEDQGPLAHAVRPDKLGSIENIYTTTTYEKGAEIIRLYQTILGREGFDRGFARYIKEFDGMAVTVDDLYAAMKMENPRLFENFPLWYSQRGTPKVQVATEYYPDKREMRLSLKQFLFDPVTNELQEPLPIPIKYAFFNRQGEMLLEETYTLTMAHQCLIFHNIDEVPVISLLRDFSAPVTVDYPQSIDDLKILIQYESDYFAKWEAVQKLVERLLFNHSLQRQEQIDMIGDALAPLFQYAYQEPGFAALLLTLPDNDHLFDHLESEEILPLYQIKREVEVGLARRFQEDWRALYNRFQEDSIAARAIKNVALHYLSRLPHESELAVRQYEKADNMTDINAALTALLSNQNPKAKVILESFYHRYEGDTLLVDRYFSLLGRNPNLTMDDVAMISNHPAFDLKNPNRARAIVGSIGRNRIALARIGAPLYRWIGAEIVKVDKINAVTAARLITPFAKLSRLPESLKEEVRAICQEMLNIGEISHNLSDQLKRILL, from the coding sequence ATGCCATTTACGCCCCGTTCAGATCAGCAGATCTATCGTTTAGATTATCTCGCTCCTACTTTTACAATTCCCCATTTAGAGCTTCATTTCTCGCTCGACCCTGAAGTTAGCAGAGTACGCTCTCAATTTAAGGTGATTGTAGAAGAAAGTATCGATCTACCCCATACTATCAAGCTCCATGGATCAAAGATGTTGTTTGATATTCAATTGAAGATCGATGGGAAAGAGGAAGATATCAGCTCATTGTTAGATGAGGCGGGTAATCTGTCATTAACTTTAAATACACGTGAGCAGTTGATTGAGATCAAAAATAGTGTCTCGCCGGTAGCGAATAGTGCGTTAAGTGGCCTCTATCTTTCAAGAGGCATTATCTGCTCGGACTGTGAGCCTCAAGGCTTTAGAAACATCACGCTCTTCCCTGATCGCCCTGATGTGATGACACAATATCGCGTCACTCTAGAAGCGGATCAATGTTGCCCTACTCTTCTCTCTAACGGTAACTTAGTAGAAGAGGGGATTATTGATGAATCACGTCACTATGCTGTATGGGAAGATCCCTACCCTAAACCCACCTATCTCTTTGCGATTGTTGCCGGCGATCTGCAATATATTGAAGATCAACATATTCGCCCCGATGGTCGTCCAGTACAACTTCGTATCTATGCTTCAAAAGAGAATATAGGGGCTTGTGACTTTGCACTTGAAAGCCTTAAAAAAGCGATGCGTTGGGATGAGGATCGTTTTGGATTAGCATGTGATCTCGATTTTTATAATGTGGTCGCAGTGGATGATTTTAATAGTGGCGCCATGGAAAATAAGGGGCTTAATCTCTTTAATACAAGCTGTATTTTAGCTACAAAAGAGCAAGCGACCGATCGCGATTTTCGTTTTGTTGAAGCGGTCATTGCGCATGAATATTTCCATAACTGGACAGGAAATCGTATCACCTGTCAAGATTGGTTTAACCTCTCATTAAAGGAGAGTTTAACGGTCTTTCGTGAGCAGGAATTTATGTCAGAAGTGGAACCCGGCATTCGTCGTATTGAAGATGTCAATTTTCTCCGTCTACATCAATTTCCTGAAGATCAAGGCCCTCTTGCGCATGCGGTGCGCCCCGATAAATTGGGATCAATTGAGAATATCTATACCACAACCACCTATGAGAAAGGGGCGGAGATTATTCGCCTCTATCAAACTATTTTAGGCCGTGAAGGCTTTGATCGCGGCTTTGCGCGCTATATTAAAGAGTTTGATGGCATGGCTGTGACTGTTGATGATCTCTATGCAGCGATGAAGATGGAAAATCCCCGTCTTTTTGAAAATTTTCCCCTCTGGTACTCTCAAAGAGGGACACCAAAGGTTCAAGTCGCCACTGAATATTACCCCGATAAACGGGAGATGCGTCTTTCATTGAAGCAATTCCTCTTTGATCCTGTTACCAATGAGTTGCAAGAGCCATTACCGATCCCCATTAAGTATGCCTTCTTCAATCGTCAAGGAGAGATGCTCCTTGAAGAGACCTACACATTAACGATGGCGCATCAATGTCTAATCTTCCACAATATTGATGAAGTGCCGGTAATCTCTCTGTTGAGAGACTTCTCAGCGCCTGTTACGGTCGATTATCCGCAATCGATCGATGATCTGAAAATTCTTATCCAATATGAGAGTGATTACTTTGCAAAATGGGAAGCTGTGCAAAAATTAGTAGAGCGCCTTCTCTTCAATCACTCTTTACAACGACAAGAACAGATCGATATGATTGGCGATGCTTTAGCGCCCCTTTTTCAATATGCTTATCAAGAGCCAGGATTTGCCGCATTGCTCTTAACGTTACCAGATAATGATCATCTTTTCGATCATTTAGAGAGTGAAGAGATCTTACCTCTTTACCAGATCAAAAGGGAGGTAGAGGTTGGCTTAGCAAGACGTTTCCAAGAGGATTGGAGAGCACTTTATAATCGATTCCAAGAGGATTCTATTGCAGCAAGAGCGATTAAAAATGTGGCGTTACACTATCTAAGTCGTCTCCCCCATGAGAGCGAGTTAGCAGTAAGACAATATGAGAAAGCAGATAATATGACCGATATCAATGCGGCATTAACAGCACTACTTTCTAATCAAAATCCAAAAGCAAAAGTGATTCTAGAGAGCTTCTATCATCGATATGAAGGTGATACGCTTCTTGTAGATCGCTACTTCTCTCTACTAGGACGTAATCCGAACTTAACAATGGATGATGTGGCAATGATCAGTAACCACCCGGCTTTTGATCTTAAAAATCCTAATCGAGCACGGGCAATTGTGGGATCCATTGGGCGAAATCGTATTGCTCTTGCCAGAATAGGCGCACCTCTCTATCGATGGATAGGGGCAGAGATTGTAAAAGTTGATAAGATTAATGCGGTCACAGCTGCACGTCTTATTACACCTTTTGCCAAACTCTCCCGATTACCGGAGTCTTTAAAAGAGGAGGTTCGAGCAATTTGCCAAGAGATGCTCAATATCGGGGAGATCTCTCATAACTTATCAGATCAATTGAAGAGGATTTTATTATGA
- a CDS encoding nitroreductase family protein, translated as MMNKNESLVDPNLSREMSESDLEQSHDRGDLFEQSKLAELMIARRTIHHFEPTEVPLEPVKRALELAVYAPNHHHTHPYRFYLMGEEIKSRFLDYAKEAFSERDPASAETKLARWKRIPGWILVTRKKSDKEKVAHEDYATLSIALYMMMLSLTAEGIGTKWSTGSLLFNEEVYKIFGLNSQEKVIEGLFWYGYPEKTPLPFPKPSFEQYVTELK; from the coding sequence ATGATGAATAAAAATGAATCGTTAGTAGACCCAAATTTATCAAGGGAAATGTCAGAAAGCGATCTTGAACAGAGTCATGATCGTGGGGATCTTTTCGAACAGAGCAAGCTAGCTGAACTGATGATTGCTCGCCGGACAATTCATCATTTTGAGCCAACTGAAGTTCCGCTTGAGCCTGTTAAACGAGCATTAGAGCTTGCTGTTTATGCCCCTAACCATCACCATACCCATCCTTATCGATTCTATCTGATGGGAGAGGAGATTAAATCCCGTTTCCTCGATTATGCGAAAGAGGCTTTCTCTGAACGTGATCCTGCTTCTGCTGAAACAAAACTCGCTCGTTGGAAGAGAATTCCTGGGTGGATCCTAGTGACTCGAAAAAAGAGTGACAAGGAGAAGGTTGCCCATGAAGATTATGCCACCTTGAGCATCGCGCTCTATATGATGATGCTCTCATTAACAGCGGAAGGAATCGGCACTAAATGGTCTACAGGCTCTCTGCTCTTCAATGAGGAAGTCTATAAAATTTTTGGGCTTAACTCTCAAGAAAAGGTTATTGAAGGGCTCTTTTGGTATGGCTACCCTGAAAAAACACCACTTCCCTTCCCAAAACCCTCTTTTGAGCAATATGTTACAGAGTTGAAGTA